From the genome of Miscanthus floridulus cultivar M001 chromosome 10, ASM1932011v1, whole genome shotgun sequence, one region includes:
- the LOC136484908 gene encoding probable non-inhibitory serpin-Z9, protein MQVCSLRRALHPRRPGAAQLFPFPVGTRPRAFSSASAAAARSPKDARNAPPPIMPTRPWGEALAAAQHAFCLPLAGRVLAASATGNAAVSPVAVHASLALAAAGARGDTRRQVLQALGGGGGGRGAAADAANVASRVVKRVLKDRSTSGGPRLAFAGGIWVDTSTSLSPGFVEAARSVYSSTARTADFINKPDDAAKQINMWAKESTKGTVTSLLPDGLIDQNTGLVIGSALYFRGRWLDRADIRSTAVQKFCCLDGTCVEVPFVEYDRTRPFAVHDGFKVIKLPYQQGKNERKFSMYIFLPDAHDGLFELTKKIFAELSFLEQHLPTEKRHVDIRVPKFTVSFQVDVKEFLKEMGLELPFLRDADFTDMVKEDESRSPLYLSDILHKAILEVNDKGIEETSVTMGIGKPSPGEHFVADHPFFFVIKEEVSGSVIFMGHILDPSSQS, encoded by the exons ATGCAGGTCTGCTCCCTCAGGCGAGCTCTCCATCCGCGGCGACCGGGAGCAGCCCAGCTCTTCCCTTTTCCCGTAGGCACGAGGCCCCGTGCCTTCTCCTCCGCGTCCGCCGCGGCAGCGCGCTCTCCCAAAGACGCTCGTAATGCGCCGCCGCCGATTATGCCGACGCGGCCGTGGGGGGAGGCGCTCGCGGCCGCGCAGCACGCCTTCTGCCTGCCGCTCGCGGGGCGCGTCCTCGCCGCCTCTGCGACCGGGAACGCGGCCGTGTCCCCCGTCGCGGTCCACGCCTCCCTCGCCctggccgccgccggcgcgcgcGGCGACACGCGGCGGCAGGTCCTCCAGgcgcttggcggcggcggcgggggcagggGCGCCGCGGCGGACGCGGCTAACGTGGCGTCGCGCGTGGTCAAGCGGGTGCTCAAGGACCGGTCCACGTCCGGTGGGCCGCGGCTGGCCTTCGCAGGAGGAATATGGGTCGACACCTCGACGAGCCTGTCGCCGGGGTTCGTGGAGGCCGCCCGTAGTGTGTACAGCTCCACGGCGAGGACGGCTGACTTCATTAACAAG CCCGATGATGCTGCTAAGCAAATTAACATGTGGGCCAAAGAATCCACAAAAGGTACTGTTACCTCGCTCCTTCCGGATGGATTAATTGACCAGAATACAGGACTTGTTATTGGCAGTGCACTGTATTttaggggaagatggcttgatcGGGCTGATATTAGGAGTACTGCAGTGCAAAAGTTCTGCTGTCTGGATGGAACTTGTGTTGAGGTCCCTTTTGTAGAATATGATAGAACTCGACCTTTTGCCGTTCATGATGGATTTAAAGTGATTAAGCTTCCTTATCAGCAAGGAAAGAATGAACGGAAGTTCTCCATGTACATCTTCCTACCTGATGCTCATGATGGATTGTTTGAATTAACTAAGAAAATTTTTGCGGAACTATCATTCTTAGAACAACATTTGCCAACTGAGAAGCGACATGTGGATATCAGGGTTCCCAAGTTCACAGTATCGTTCCAGGTTGATGTGAAGGAGTTTCTCAAAGAAATGGGCCTTGAATTACCCTTCCTCCGTGATGCAGATTTCACTGATATGGTCAAGGAAGATGAATCCCGAAGTCCATTGTATCTATCTGACATACTTCATAAAGCAATTTTGGAGGTTAATGATAAAGGGATTGAAGAAACTTCTGTGACAATGGGCATAGGCAAGCCCTCACCAGGAGAGCACTTTGTTGCGGACCACCCTTTCTTCTTTGTCATTAAGGAGGAGGTGTCTGGTTCAGTAATCTTCATGGGGCATATATTGGACCCTTCATCACAATCTTAA